One part of the Candidatus Sulfotelmatobacter sp. genome encodes these proteins:
- a CDS encoding N-acyl homoserine lactonase family protein has protein sequence MGRSRCDPLAVIVPRPQSPIGSRRRAVQLAAFPLVLACASLLMIGATAAPKSAGWDIYAIRYATVRAFPVRDLVAGADTARTTDIAMMFWLLRGPTGRCVLFDAGFYRQKFLDDWKPAEFVKPSDAVQRFGVSPDSITDVVISHSHWDHLDGADLFPNARIWIQRAEYEYYVGADGMPLHSAIDTLDSQMMASLNREGRVKLVEGDAQQFLPGITAYTGGKHTYASQYLGVRTAKGIVVLASDNLYLYENLDKHAAIAQTLDAKSNLAAQDRMKKLAAAPRLIVPGHDPAVFERFKSAGPGAVKIE, from the coding sequence ATGGGAAGGAGTCGGTGCGATCCTCTCGCGGTGATCGTGCCGCGCCCGCAATCCCCGATCGGCTCCAGGCGTCGCGCCGTTCAGCTGGCGGCCTTTCCTTTGGTGCTGGCGTGCGCCTCGCTCCTCATGATCGGGGCGACCGCAGCGCCCAAATCGGCCGGCTGGGACATCTACGCGATTCGCTACGCCACCGTGCGCGCGTTCCCGGTGCGCGATCTGGTGGCGGGCGCCGACACCGCCCGCACCACCGACATCGCGATGATGTTTTGGCTGCTGCGCGGGCCCACGGGAAGATGTGTGCTGTTCGACGCGGGCTTCTACCGGCAGAAATTTCTCGACGACTGGAAGCCGGCAGAGTTCGTGAAGCCCTCCGACGCGGTGCAGCGCTTCGGCGTCTCGCCCGATTCGATCACCGACGTCGTGATCTCCCACTCGCACTGGGACCATCTCGACGGAGCCGATCTCTTCCCAAACGCGAGGATCTGGATCCAGCGCGCCGAATATGAATATTACGTGGGCGCTGATGGGATGCCGCTCCACTCCGCGATCGACACCCTCGACTCGCAAATGATGGCTAGCCTCAACAGGGAAGGCCGCGTGAAGCTGGTGGAGGGCGACGCCCAGCAATTCCTGCCCGGCATCACCGCCTATACCGGCGGCAAGCACACCTACGCGTCGCAGTATCTCGGAGTACGCACCGCGAAGGGCATCGTGGTGCTGGCCTCGGACAACCTGTATCTGTACGAGAATCTCGACAAGCACGCAGCGATCGCGCAGACCCTCGACGCCAAGTCCAATCTCGCCGCCCAGGACCGGATGAAGAAGCTGGCTGCGGCTCCGCGGTTGATCGTCCCGGGCCACGATCCCGCGGTATTCGAACGCTTCAAGAGCGCCGGCCCCGGCGCCGTGAAGATCGAGTAG